A genome region from Serinus canaria isolate serCan28SL12 chromosome 19, serCan2020, whole genome shotgun sequence includes the following:
- the ASPA gene encoding aspartoacylase — MSSPCARVRRVGLFGGTHGNELSGVLLVRHWQQDGAEIQRAGVQVKPFLTNPRAVERCTRYIDCDLNRVFDPESLGRPVVEDIPYEVRRAQEINHIFGPKGSDAAYDLIFDLHNTTSNMGGTIILENSRDDFTIQMVHYIKNALAPEPCPALLIEHPSLKYATTRSVAKHPVGVEVGPQPQGVARADVLDKMRKIVKHGLDFVQLFNEGKEFPPCTIEVFKIMEKVDYPRNKNGEIIAIIHPKLQDQDWQPLKNGDPQFLTLDGEVIPYQGDCTVYPTFINEAAYYEKKQAFVKTEKIKLSAKHLRLSVSEQSTS, encoded by the exons ATGAGCTCCCCGTGTGCTCGGGTGAGACGGGTCGGGCTCTTCGGGGGCACTCACGGCAATGAATTATCGGGGGTGCTGCtggtcaggcactggcagcaggatggagctgagATCCAGAGAGCAGGAGTGCAGGTGAAACCATTCCTCACCAaccccagggctgtggagagGTGCACCAGGTACATTGACTGTGATCTCAACCGAGTTTTTGACCCTGAGAGCCTTGG CAGGCCAGTGGTGGAAGATATTCCATATGAAGTGAGGAGGGCTCAGGAAATCAATCATATATTTGGTCCCAAAGGTAGTGATGCTGCCTATGACCTTATTTTTGACCTTCACAACACCACTTCTAACATGGGTGGTACCATTATTCTTGAAAACTCCAGGGATGACTTTACAATTCAAATGGTTCATTATATCAAG AACGCTTTGGCTCCAGAaccttgtcctgctctgctgattGAACATCCCAGCCTGAAATATGCAACAACCCGGTCTGTGGCAAAACATCCCGTTG GTGTCGAGGTGGGGCCCCAGCCACAGGGTGTTGCTAGAGCTGATGTTTTGGACAAAATGAGGAAGATTGTCAAACATGGCCTTGATTTTGTGCAACTTTTTAATGAAG GCAAGGAATTTCCACCATGCACAAttgaggtttttaaaataatggagAAAGTAGATTATCCTAGGAATAAGAATGGGGAAATTATTGCAATAATTCATCCTAAACTACAG GATCAAGACTGGCAGCCACTGAAGAATGGTGATCCTCAATTTTTGACTCTTGATGGAGAAGTAATTCCATATCAGGGGGACTGTACAGTCTATCCAACATTTATTAATGAAGCTGCATATTATGAAAAGAAACAAGCTTTtgtaaaaacagagaaaatcaaACTCTCTGCAAAACACCTCAGGTTGTCAgtctcagagcagagcactTCTTAA
- the SPATA22 gene encoding spermatogenesis-associated protein 22, protein MKRSLADTSARSTAGCLPVPLFNQKKRTRQPLTSNPLKNEPGTGSGTHSYDFSPSSFGWGAANPEVDELQKAADSGQAEHPMASSLMKPPNASKFNLANAGKNVSACRNRNDYTPLGRAANSRSDNGTSQKFENFSSSLKTVQQQKHPDSRNPSQLIKTDTSKGQWPVKPNTVARSLQGHNPAYKFNYNTQQNKMNENQFGCVPEDKSQEISSSQVKTKIKKNSLRILSAVIQSVRHWSQYAYKTALLFEVLGTLDSAVTPGAYGAKNFLLRDGKETLPCVFYEIDRELPRLIRGRVHRCMGTYDAKKNIFKCVSVRPATAQEQNTFQDFVKIADVEMTAYVKTMNEM, encoded by the exons atgaaaaggagtTTAGCTGACACCTCGGCTCGCAGCACAGCAG gttgTCTGCCTGTACCACTGttcaatcagaaaaaaagaactagACAGCCCCTCACTTCAAATCCACTTAAAAATGAACCAGGTACTGGTTCTGGGACTCATAGTTATGACTTCTCTCCCTCATCATTTG gctggggagctgcaaaCCCAGAAGTGGATgaactgcagaaagcagcagacagTGG CCAAGCAGAACATCCGATGGCTTCTTCCCTTATGAAACCACCAAATGCATCAAAGTTTAATTTAGCAAATGCTGGAAAAAACGTGTCTGCCTGCAG GAACAGAAATGATTATACTCCTTTAGGTAGAGCAGCAAATTCAAGATCTGATAATGGAACTTCTCAGAAGTTTGAGAACTTTTCAAGCAGTTTGAAAACTGTCCAGCAGCAAAAACACCCTGACAGTCGTAACCCATCCCAGCTCATCAAAACAGACACATCCAAAGGACAGTGGCCAGTGAAACCCAACACTGTGGCAAGAAGTCTGCAGGGTCATAATCCAGCATATAAATTTAACTACAATactcagcaaaataaaatgaatgaaaaccAATTTGGCTGTGTCCCAGAAGATAAAAGTCAG GAAATCTCATCATCTCAAgtgaaaactaaaattaaaaaaaattctttgcgAATCCTGTCTGCAGTCATTCAGAGTGTGAGGCACTGGAGCCAATATGCCTATAAAACTGCACTGCTATTTGAAGTTTTAG GCACACTGGATTCTGCAGTCACACCTGGAGCATATGGGGCAAAGAACTTTCTTCTGAGAGATGGAAAGGAGACCCTGCCTTGCGTGTTTTATGAAATT GACCGTGAGCTTCCACGACTCATTAGAGGTCGAGTGCACAGGTGCATGGGAACCTATGATgcaaaaaagaacattttcaagTGCGTCTCTGTAAGACCAGCAACTGCTCAAGAACAGAACACTTTCCAAGACTTTGTTAAAATTGCAGATGTTGAGATGACAGCATATGTAAAAACTATGAATGAAATGTAA